The Lycium ferocissimum isolate CSIRO_LF1 chromosome 10, AGI_CSIRO_Lferr_CH_V1, whole genome shotgun sequence genome window below encodes:
- the LOC132033235 gene encoding putative F-box protein At3g10430 — protein MLLCGAFPEDLAREILGRLPVKSLLRFKCCCKKWYGLIKSRSFIQQHLNCRKNKLLIYDNGAPDDSPPIPLIILDDQSQENIPPQRFRGMATLLGCVDGLFYLECQFDGELISCALWNPATREVRPLPLPPPEISDGSHLGFGLDPLTKDYKVVHFQYSFDYNDVNAAVYSCSRDSWRIFRPKDSYKPHLSNNVCLHGWTYGTTYLNGAYYWLLCGMENCSILLFNFGSEVFEEIEGPDGHSVRLVPNAPYLILLDDSIAILNGVDHFFFFDIWVMIQPGVWNKLVTFQCFTRIKSFYDSSLILVTKAFQLLSYNVRTNKTRRLGFRHLGLKDDPDFGGCGVYCYKESLVTIKRGEVDHLFPDIFD, from the coding sequence ATGTTGCTTTGTGGGGCTTTCCCTGAAGATTTAGCAAGGGAGATTCTGGGGAGATTGCCTGTGAAATCGTTGTTGCGATTCAAATGCTGCTGCAAGAAGTGGTATGGTCTTATCAAAAGTCGTAGTTTCATTCAACAACACTTGAATTGTAGGAAAAATAAACTCCTGATTTATGATAATGGTGCACCTGATGATTCCCCTCCCATTCCCTTGATTATTTTGGATGATCAAAGTCAAGAAAATATTCCCCCCCAGAGGTTTAGAGGTATGGCGACCCTCTTAGGTTGTGTGGATGGCCTATTTTATTTGGAGTGCCAATTCGATGGTGAACTAATCTCGTGTGCATTATGGAATCCTGCCACCAGGGAGGTGAGACCCCTCCCCCTCCCTCCACCCGAAATCAGTGACGGCTCTCACCTTGGGTTCGGATTAGACCCCTTGACTAAGGACTATAAGGTGGTTCACTTTCAGTACTCCTTTGATTATAATGATGTAAATGCAGCGGTCTATTCCTGTTCCCGAGACTCATGGAGAATTTTCAGACCTAAAGATTCCTATAAACCCCACTTATCAAACAATGTATGCCTCCACGGATGGACATATGGTACTACTTATTTGAATGGAGCTTATTACTGGCTGCTATGTGGGATGGAAAACTGCAGCATTCTTTTATTCAACTTTGGGAGTGAGGTGTTTGAAGAGATTGAAGGACCAGATGGTCACTCTGTTAGGCTTGTGCCGAATGCCCCGTATCTAATATTGCTTGATGATTCCATTGCCATCTTGAACGGAGttgaccatttttttttttttgatatatggGTAATGATCCAACCAGGGGTATGGAACAAACTTGTTACCTTTCAATGCTTCACACGCATTAAGTCTTTCTATGATAGCTCTCTCATTCTGGTAACAAAAGCTTTTCAACTGCTCTCCTATAATGTTCGGACAAATAAGACGAGGCGTCTTGGATTTCGTCATTTGGGCCTGAAGGATGACCCAGATTTTGGTGGCTGTGGGGTATATTGTTATAAGGAGAGCTTAGTAACAATTAAACGTGGAGAGGTGGACCATTTATTTCCTGACATATTTGACTGA
- the LOC132035295 gene encoding uncharacterized protein LOC132035295, whose amino-acid sequence MKGVMRFGKKGKLSPRYIGPYQIVRTIGKVAYELDLPADLGAVHPVFHVSMLRKCIGDPSRVFPVDDIQVTEELSYEEQPIAILDRQVKRLRNKDMISVKVLWRNNNREEMTWEAEEHMKKKYPHLFSEPADRGQPES is encoded by the exons atgaaaggtgttatgagattcggcaagaaaggaaagctcagtccaagatatattggaccttaccagATTGTTCGTacaataggcaaggttgcctatgagttagatctgccagccgatttgggagcggtacacccggtatttcatgtttctatgcttcgtaagtgtattggtgacccctccagggtctttcctgtagatgatattcaggtcacagaggagctatcttatgaggagcagcctatagccatattggatcgtcaggtaaaaaggttgcggaacaaagatatgatttctgttaaagtgctgtggcggaacaataaccgagaggaaatgacctgggaagctgaggagcatatgaagaagaagtatcctcatttattttcagagCCTGCAG atcgtgggcagcccgaatcatag